The following DNA comes from Telopea speciosissima isolate NSW1024214 ecotype Mountain lineage unplaced genomic scaffold, Tspe_v1 Tspe_v1.0839, whole genome shotgun sequence.
ttatcaacgAGGATTTGATGATCGGTCTACGCTCCCCCGAATAGGAGCCActataggagctgaagttacGAGGGCTCCCCCGAATAGAATccggaagaatagcagacacatcttcaaaaccctgatcctgctccccctgaagaggtgtctgggaataatatgataaggactcatggaagacaatatccatggagacaaaagtacgacgagaaggtggatggtaacacttgtatcctttctagGTCGCAaaatagcccagaaaaatacaccgaatgctccgtggatcaaatttcccatgaggatgatgattgcagaCATAgccaacacaaccaaaaactttggggggaaccacaaaggaggaggaaccctggaggagatcaacgggggaacgaccatcaaggacacgggtaggcacacggttgatgagataagcagcggtaagaatggcatcaccccaaGAGTGAGAAGGAACccgccgtgcaaacataatggcccggcgacctcaaggagatgtctatttttcctttcaagaaCCCCATTCGGCGGTGTGTCAACACACTTGTccgatggacaataccatgtgcagccaaataaagttggaactgaccctccatgtactctctgccattatcactgcgtaaaatgcgcaaggtggcattgaattgggtctgaaccatacgatgaaataactgaaaacagcggaagacctcacttttatggcttatcatgtacacccaagtggcacgagtataacaatcaataaacgagacaaaccatcgatgaccagaaagggaagtacaacgggcagggccccacacatcagaatgaaccaaagcaaaaggaaactcacttcttttatttaatgaagaataactggaacgagtctgtttggccaaaacacaagcctcacataaaaactcattcctattacaatgcttaatcaagctcggaaacaaaagagacaaagtactaagggatggatgatCAAGTCGgcagtgccagagatgaaggtcaggggacgaggtggactgtaaatgatgagtctgtagaggaagccgaatgcaaagtagaaggctgacccgggtcaagtaagtagagaccaccctgcatcttaccacccccaatcgtacACCCCttctccagatcctgtatgacacaatgagaagggaaaaaagtcagtttgcagttcagatctctagtgagactactaatagagagaaggttggtagaaaaggacggaacatgcaaaacagattttaatgaaagggtagggGAGCAgctatggaacccttcccattaataggagaaagggaaccattagctactcgaacactgtctttgccagaagatggagaataaagatgaaatacatgggaggagcaTCATGTGGTCATGGCACCGAATatataatccaaggactggatacagccgatgcacacGTACTCACCGACTAGAGTACcgaggcaaaattagaaccaggaggggcagcaggtgtagatgccgtagtggaggcagcggaagaggcctgtagcatgcgacggaaagctaggagctcatcctgagtaagcccaatgtcagatgaaggggcagcagcagcaggagtaggagaatcagccatatgagccttgggcttaaacttcccacgggctttcttttcctcaaaatcagcaggcttcccatggagcttccagcattgagccttagtatgatagagcctgttgcagtgttcacacttgacaggacctttagggacagcagtaccaccatcagtagtggtaagagaaggagtactggaagcaacttgcaaggcggagcgatcaacagtagaggaatgcagcatagcagcccgacgagattcctcattatgaaccaaggcaaaggcctgttctagggatggaaaaggggactgcccaagtacttgcacccgaataggatcaaactccatatttagtccagccaaaaaatcataggcacgtattttgtcaacgtgtttgcgataggcagccagatcagtagcagtagagggctgatagtcggagtaatgatccaattgctaccacatgttcttgagggcagcatagtatttggagacagagagctcctgttgggtagtggcattagccttctttctaatctcatagacctgtgcatcattccccgtgcgaccataagtctctttggcatcattccagatagtatgggcagtgtccagtagaagaaaattgtctgagatatccccttgcatagaatggatcaagtaggacatcaccatcgcatcattcgataaccacttgttgagctgagaaccctcttccactggtttagttgttgtcccaagaagatggccaggtgaggccacggccagctcatcacaaataggtagaccgagaccacttcaggtagttagagccatcaagtttgattggggcagcaaggggaagaaaatcagtccggggctggccatcaatgccagaagaggccgaagaagaatctgaaccagtcattgcagcaggtaaccaatcttcaatgaagcagcaaacaaccaaaaaatatccaaaaaaattctggaatcgacccccaatagaaaagggctgtattggagcaaaaaatctcagatatgtaggctgggaatgatgtcgaatgaaggcagcaagggtgccaatcagatgcagcaggaactagcagcccaaccccaagatcgattaatgtcagggttttgaaaaaaaccctgagaagagagatcgataaggggctggggtcttcaaccaatctgatgaagtgaataggggctgagaacgatatcaaataaagatcccacaatagaagatgcagccgaaatagatgtagaggcctgatctccaaaaaaaataggaatcttcaaatcgcagacagtgcttcagctccactcgatccaaaaaagaggcataaaaaaggaggtatattggggcagcagctagatcattacgatcacctcagtagtgctgccctaatgggagaagaagaaccaaaagaaaggaagaaagaagaagggaagaagctcgatggagggaaggagaaaaaaatcgaagggagggaggtgggttttgaaaacctagatcagagtgtatttggctctgatgccatgttaacaaaacaggaatttcgtgaatggcttgaatgatcaatgagatcagtcaaactctctatttataataataataataaaagagattacaaagggaaacactgttcacggcACTGTTTACGACACTGTTCAatacactgttcatgtgaacagtgtcacagcccaaattacaatcctacccttgttcaaaagtacataaataaagcataaataaaaaacccaaaatacccttataatatcgggtaacacatctcaacagtAACACATAAGAAACCACCCTCCTGCATGAGCTATTATGTGGTAGCATTCATTTCTCCAACTTTTAGAGGTCTGGTTTGTGTTCGAGATCAGCAtagcacctctctctctctctcggcatGGAGAGGTCTTCTGTTAGCCTATTGAATTCTCCATGAGCAAGAAGTTCAGCTGCTTCTATCTCCTAGTGTGAGTAGGAGCAcgtattaaaaaataaatgtagGGGCTGACATTGGTATTGTCGAACTGCTCAGATCAAAATATGCAGGAAGCTACACTATGTACTAAACTTTAACTGAAATACAgcttgatcaaatgattttaataATCCAATTATTAATTTCTGGAGGATTTCTTTTGTCATTTTTGGTAAGTAGTAGTGAACTCGAAGTGCGCACACCTTCAAccatgataaaaataaaatgacaatGAAAACACTAATAATTGTAGTTGTaagttataaaaaaatatttgcaaaaaaataataaaatttaaaccAGATAGAAGTAAGAAATTGGCatacaaaaataacaaaacataACAGAATgtgtagaaagaaaaaaattcactacataatatgaaaattttaaataaaaaaccacaAAACAAAAGGGTAAAGGAAAGTGATTTGAGTCTTCTTAAGCCTGTCATACAGTAATGCTGCCTTCTAGTTGGACAAATGTATCCTGTATTGGCTGCTTTGTCTGGTTGCATCAGGGaggtgaaaaaataaaataaaaaagcaagaagaaaagaaagagaggaaagttGCAGATAGCAAACAGCTtatatttctctctcatttACAATCTTTTCTACATGGGATTCCTTTCTTATTTTCATGTTAACATGGCTTTTTTACTCATTAAGAAAAGCAGAAAAGTGGaatagaaaaaaggagaaaagaagccaaggcAAGAGAATGTATCTGCAATTTCAGATGCAGACATCGAGCTTGTGTAATCATGGGTCTtactttttttcattaaaacacttaaagccagatagaaagaaaagaagattatgGTGTACTACTGGCAATATACACATGATATTAAGGTGTCCAAGTTGAAGTCCCCCTCCCTGTTCTATGTTTATTTTCTTACTACACTGGGGTGAGTGAGGTATCCCTACTTGCCCCAAACACCTTATGGTAGACAATGCACTTTTAGAACTTTGCCTCTGCTCCTTGACATGCCGCATTCTCTTTAGGTGATATTATTTTGGCAACTTAACATGAAATTGTTGGATGGTCAAATTTTCTGGTTCAACTGCCTCTTTGAATATGTATTTTCACAGATGCAAGCTTTTTGGTTCTTACTGCTGCAGGTTCTAGGAGTGCACTTTTTGCAGCCACTGATCCTCAGATCCCAGAGTACTGTGGAGTGCTGAAGTCAGATGACTGGCCTGTTTGTGCTTTTATTTCTCATGACTGTCGCCCGATGAATGCTTCTGAAGAAGCACACAACATAGAAACTTCACACAAAGTTTGGGCTAAGACTTTAGACCTGATTGGGCTTCCTTCAGATGCTGTAGAGAAGCTACTGGAAGGGGAAGAAATCCGATGCCGGTATGGCCCCAACCGAGAATAGGGTTTTGGGCTATAACATGACTGACTGCATTACTCGTTTGGTGGTTGGGTTAGAAagtggaaaaaattttgctgtaGCTTTCTGTGACTGACTCCGTCTCAGTTTAGGTAATTCAAATTGGGCATTCAGGTCAAGTGTTCTACT
Coding sequences within:
- the LOC122648345 gene encoding dehydrogenase/reductase SDR family member FEY-like; this encodes MVTLVPSPSEKPRNLYMHNAVVALLKLLNFFFLQMQARDLPRIVQVAYHLIPYFIFSAQEGSRSALFAATDPQIPEYCGVLKSDDWPVCAFISHDCRPMNASEEAHNIETSHKVWAKTLDLIGLPSDAVEKLLEGEEIRCRYGPNRE